The nucleotide sequence CATACCACCAATCATCACTTGAAGCTTGTGACTTAGTTTCGGCCGAAAAATCCTCGGAACATGCCTTGATGGTTAAGGAATCAATGCATCTTGAAATAATGTGAAGATCTTCTGCATAAGATTTAACTTCTTCACATGTTTGAAGTGCTTTTATTGAGTCTGGCCAATTGCTGAAAACTtcatcaagaattttttttgtcacttCTATTAAATTCCTTTCACCATAATTCTCATTCATTTGTAAATATTCTGCTGCACATCTTAGACTAACCACATTTAATGGTGTGATTTCTAGTTTTACACCATAGCAAAACTTTGTTATGATCTCAAATGTTTTGTCTCCACCAGGTACATCATGAAGTTGTAAAATAGAATTTGATCCATCTTCATTTGTGGAGTCAGCAAAAAGTTTCTTTAGTAATCCACTTCTAGAGAGCAATGGAAACtacaatatcaaaatcaaaattacataTTAAGATCATAGTATTGaatatttaaagttttttttttctctaagaAAAACATAACCTATTTTGTGTTTGCTTATCACAATGaaaatctttcttttttgaatcaTCCATTGAAactaatttttaagaaaagctattgatattctttaaaaaaaattgcaacaaacGGGCCACAGAAGGAAAGTGTGGAAAAAACCCTAAGAAGATAGTGTTGTGCATCAAATaatcattttcaataaaaatttaatgttaACATGCACCTTGTGGAGAAAAAATGATGTCTCCCCTACTGCAATGGTAACATCACTTGTAAGTCCAGTTGTACAAACCCTGTAGCAAGATAAAATATGATCAAATAATCATTAATTGAACCATTAAGAAAAACTATTTGTTGAACCTATTTGAACGTAACTTTTTTTCTCTATTGAAGCAATATGATATACAAAGTACCATATCAtatacatacaaaaaaaaaattcttaccaTGTGTGGCCATCACGACGAAATATATCAGATTTAGATCCAAGCTTCAACAATGCCATTTATTGCAGCTTAGTTAACATAGATTGAAATGTGAGTGAAATTGAGACATATAATTGTTGTATCAAGAACAGAAAGGTGAAATGAAAAAACATGCATGCAAGAGAATTAGGAAAATTGTTGAGATTGTGTTGTGGAGTGAGAGATGAGAGCATAGTGGAATTATTACATtgtgatttgtgattaatgattattgtCCACAACATTAAACACAAATCGCGAGTCTTATGTTAACATAACTGAAATAACAGAAACATATGGTTCCACACTTTTTGGTATacttcttattaaaaaaattgacaaaatttgatttcatcacataatttaaaaactaaaaagtaaCAAAATCTGATTTTATTTCCATTAGAAGAAACAAAGAGAACAAAACAACGGGTGCGGTTATCATGCATAACGAATCCCTATGCACCCTACATAAATCCTAGCCcattatgccaaaaccattttgcagtggaaatggtttctgtgagttggactccaaaaccattttgctgtggaaatggtttctgtgagttgtactccaaaaccattagatatACTTAATGGTTTTCTTTGATCCAGCAGGGTGCAATTGAAAACAGAACCGCCGAAAATCAGCCTCGGGTAGAGGAGGCGGCCACCATCGGCTATTGCCAAGGTCACCTAAACCAAACCCAAAGTTTGGATTCAAGCCTCGATCAAGCACTCAAACGCCGCCACAATCAAGTCGCCGGTCACAAACGCGACCAAGAAGAACTTCTCCTTTCCACTAATAACAACAACCGCTCCTCCGATCCCAAACCCTCTGATTCCGACCGCCTGGATCGGGACCGTGACCGTGGTCACGATCGAGACAGTTACAAAGAAAGAGAACGTGATAGAGACAGAGAAAGAGATAGGGAAAGGGAAAGGGAAAGGGAAAGAGACAGAGATAACCGAGATCGTGAACGAAGAAACCGCGATAGAGAACGTGAAGAAGAGAAGACGAagaaacacaaacacaacaaaatcatGTCGCAATCCCTGGAGAAATCCGTGCAACCTCGCCGGTGAAATCACGTCGCTGTGAACCTGGCCGGATAAATCACGTCGAAGCGGCGAGCAAGGGTGAAAATCACGTCGGCGTCAGAGCTACGATGAGCTTCTGCATGTGTGTGATCAGATTGTGAGAGTGCGAGCTGATAAACCTAGGATTATTACACGTGTAAAACATTACACAAATCTGATGGTTGTGTAGTGTTTATGGAGGGTGCATAAAAAAATGACTTATGCATAATAACTTTTGCCCAAAACAACACATCACCTAGGGGACTAAACCCATGCACATCAATGGATTTACCCACGAGTGACTAAGATCAAAAGTAAAAGATAGATTCTTAGCTTTCAACCACTAAAATGATAACAATTTTGCTTTATCAAACAAATGAACAATTGTCTCCACCTTTTGATGAAAACAGCGGTAATTATTTTCCTTTCAAATGActcaaacacatataaacaaaatCCTTTGAATATAATTTTAGGACTAAATAGAGACTAAgttcatgttttttgttgttgtaaaaattaattaagaaaagaactaaaattgaaaaaatcaatGCAGGGACAAGGCTTAAAGATTTGCACTTTTATAtggacaaaaacatatttaatcaaaaaaataaaattaatcaatatttttagttGTTTGATCTATGAAAAACAATTAAGATGTTAAATGatttctcataattttttttcatcaaattgtCAACATATATTATTCCTTTTTTCCTGTAAAAtgaaattagaaattaatacatttcattcatcataagCGTAGAGATACATGATGTAATTTTAATAAAGATGCGGAAACTAGCATGGTGTGGAGCTTCCCTAGCTAAGCTAAGGACCACTTTATTGCCTTGACTCCTAATGAACTTTACATTAGAGTTCGCTAAATCAGATACTAGAAGACGTCTACAATCATTGATAATTGCACTATAATCAGAAACGCCTTGCATATTACCTTATATACTATCAACTATAGTTTTAAAGTCTGTCTTGAAATCCATGTTAACCAACTGGTGGTCATGAGCCCATTGAATGGTTGAGAGCATGCCTAACGCCTCACCCATGTGCACATCTAGCACCAGAGAGATCCATTATGTTTTGACCAAGAAAAAACAAATCGTCATTTGTTATCTAGAATACACATACCGAGTCCTACACATACCGAGTATACCTTATTCAAAGACCGAGAAAACGAGGTGTCAACATTGCATTTGTATCTACCGGTGCTTGGTTTCCCCCGGCTCATCTCATCTCGGTCATCACTTTGTAGATGAGTTTGGCTTGTGATGACCTTCACCTTTTTTTAGCTATTGAGTAGagtgaaatttaaaaacatacaaaatattattactcATATTTGTCTCaaacattaattattaatttttagtgtgacaaattaaaatatgtttgattttttttttttttagctttcgCACCGGTGAGtgactaatccggctcatgcgtagaggcatgcgcactgacCAAGTGTTGTTTCCCCGGGGAATCGAACCCGATATTCCCTAGGTACGTCCTTTGAATTTGTTGTCAATGGCATTGCCAAATATGAGGTTTCTGGCTTGCCTCACATTACAACCAAAGGTCACAATCAAAGTCGCATATTGATATAATTTCAaggcttaatgatgtgtttcctccttgcaattaggcgtcgTTTAAAATTAGTTcatgtaatcgctaatcctgacaatttacccttgcattatttaatcatttaaaatttcgtcttttgaccaacttaatcactgccacgtcatcaaattagcaaaatggcatggaaatggacaaaaataccctcgtcatccattcgtgaaatgacatttttacccctgtcttcatcttcttctcataataaagacgaggatatttttgtccattcctatgtcattttgctaatttgatgacttgatagtgattaagttggtcaaaagacgaaattttaaatgattaaacaatgcaagggtaaattgccatAATTAACGATTAcatgactaatttttaaatgacgcctaattgcaaggccgaaacacatcattaagcctaatttcaaatGAATGAATGGTAATGGCTTCAATATGGGACACCctttttgattattttcactCTTGTTATTCAAACTCAAAACATCGAAAGAGGgtaatattaatttgttttggaaaaccctaAAGGTGCCCTAAACTAAACTCAAACTCAAGTGAACTGGGAAGTGTCATGTCCTGTCCTGTCGCTTGAACACAACTGAAACAAGGTTATgtttgtaattttcttttaccCTAATATATCCCTGActgaatatatatttatttaggtTACATTTTTCTAACTGTTGTGCTGTGCAGTGCAATACAATGTTGTTATCAATGTTAAGAAGAAGATACGGTGGTGCTGTTTCTATTATTCCCAGCAACAACAAGTTTCTCCCTCCTGGTCGTTCCGTTTCGACGTGCATGTTATCAAAGGTACTCTCTAACactaacaataacaataacactAACACTATTCcctatgatgatgattctggGTCTAGGGTTATTCTTCCTGATTACTTATGCTTCAACAAGTACATTTCTGCTGTTACTTGGTTTGAAAACAATCTCTCTGATGGTTACGCTTCCATATCCGAATATAACGCCGTTTTATCTTCCCTTCTTAGAATGGGATATCACCCTACTGTTCTTTCCTTTGCTCAACAATTGGAGGAATCCCACAACAACCATCTTCAACGTGTTCTCCCAGACATTCATACTTGGACAATCCTCATCAAAGCTCACGCTTTCGATGGTAACATGTTTTCCGCCATGTCTTTCttccataaaatcataaacaacggTCACCGTCCTACTGCTGAGGAAACTTTGAATATTCTTCTCCATGGTTTTTGTGTCCGCCACCAGATTCACAAAGCAATGCTCTTTTACAATTATATCGtactaaaaaatgaaaatggtgCTGGTTTTAAGTGGAACTATCATAGTTATCTTATTCTAATCACTGGATTATGTCGGATAGGAGAAACTCAATCAGCCATCCAGTTGTTGAgaaaggctttacagattgaGATTGACACGGAAAGTCTTCATGCTTTTACTGTCATGCGCTGTTATAACACAATCATATTCAGGCTAGCTTGCAAAGATAGACTTATAAACCAAGCTTATGATTTATATTCTGAAATGAAGCTTCATGGTAACAATGTCTCACCTAATTCTCACACAtatcatcatctaatctttgGCTATTGTATCATCGGTCAATTTAAACAAGCAATTCGTTTATTTAAAGAGTTCAAGGCATCAATAAACATCCGTCCATGTCTTCTTACTATAGCAGTTACCGAAAGAGAGGTGAAATCTGCTAAAAGTGTAGTAGCTGTCATGATAAAAGGTGGTCTCAGACCTAATGTTGCTAGTTATCACTCGGTTATTGATAGATTGTACAAAGGTCAATCACGAAGAAGAGTTATGAATAAGATTGCACAAAAGGTGGATACATTGGTACGCCCCAAAATTTTTCCCGATGGCTACTACGATTATATGTGATTACAATGAACACCGTACTATTTAAAATGAACTTATTTGGTGAAGCATTGACGTTACCGAAAGACAGTGGTTGCATTCCAGATGATGATTAGGCTCTCTGTAAGATATATGGAAATAAGGAGGGTGAATTTGTTTGCGAAATTTAGATTACATGCTTTTTTAGTTTGCTAATTAAAGGACTATGCTTTTGCTTTTAGTTGCACTTCTATTCTATAGGCTAGTGGCCAAGTGAGCGGACAATAATAATGTTTAGCGTATTCTAATTCGTTCATGTCTGGATTTGGGCAATATGTGTCCTTCAAACAGATAGGTACACATGTTTCTTGTTTTATGCTCTTTGATTATTTATGCCAGTGATGACATTTTCTTGAAAGCCTGAATCAATTCTAGCATTGTTGTTTGCAATGGAGTTGATATGATACATTTCTCCTATATTTTAATGAGAAATATTAGTCTTTTAAATTACTACCTACTTAAAATTGAGACGAGAtgttcataattttctcaatttctattTAAC is from Medicago truncatula cultivar Jemalong A17 chromosome 1, MtrunA17r5.0-ANR, whole genome shotgun sequence and encodes:
- the LOC25483998 gene encoding pentatricopeptide repeat-containing protein At1g12775, mitochondrial; this translates as MLRRRYGGAVSIIPSNNKFLPPGRSVSTCMLSKVLSNTNNNNNTNTIPYDDDSGSRVILPDYLCFNKYISAVTWFENNLSDGYASISEYNAVLSSLLRMGYHPTVLSFAQQLEESHNNHLQRVLPDIHTWTILIKAHAFDGNMFSAMSFFHKIINNGHRPTAEETLNILLHGFCVRHQIHKAMLFYNYIVLKNENGAGFKWNYHSYLILITGLCRIGETQSAIQLLRKALQIEIDTESLHAFTVMRCYNTIIFRLACKDRLINQAYDLYSEMKLHGNNVSPNSHTYHHLIFGYCIIGQFKQAIRLFKEFKASINIRPCLLTIAVTEREVKSAKSVVAVMIKGGLRPNVASYHSVIDRLYKGQSRRRVMNKIAQKVDTLVRPKIFPDGYYDYM
- the LOC25483997 gene encoding negative elongation factor E yields the protein MVPHFLGAIENRTAENQPRVEEAATIGYCQGHLNQTQSLDSSLDQALKRRHNQVAGHKRDQEELLLSTNNNNRSSDPKPSDSDRLDRDRDRGHDRDSYKERERDRDRERDRERERERERDRDNRDRERRNRDREREEEKTKKHKHNKIMSQSLEKSVQPRR